Part of the Mobula hypostoma chromosome 15, sMobHyp1.1, whole genome shotgun sequence genome is shown below.
CAATATGACGGTGACCTCATCATGACCTTAAGAGGCCATctactgacatgtcagaatgggaggaggaagtagaattaaaatgaagTGGGTCTCCCTGATGTAGAGGAAGTTGCACGCAGAGTactagatacagtagatgatcctgacaggttcacgggtgaagtgtcacctcacatgggaggactatttggggccctgaatgagcCCTTTACTTGTCATCTTATTCAGGGAGAACACttgaaggaaaataaacattctgTCCAGAAATAATCATACAAGTAATATATGTCACATATCACAGAATAtacaatattaccacaaatatgaCAAGAAAATTGACTTGCatcttctttcaaatatttgaCTTAATTTTCAAGATGGCAGCTAGGGAGATAGAAGTCTAACCTTCTGAACTTGGAAATAAATGGGAAAATAAACCTCAATCAAAGTTTAGCATGCAATTCTTGATTTAGTTGTGTTAATAATGAGGTTACTCGTTGTACTTTAAACACAAATTTGAGAGTTACCTTATATTTGTAAAACACTCAAAGCTTCACAAATGAAAATGTCTCTTTTGCCTGTTACTTTCAACCTTTGAATTAAATCAAGGAACTCATTTAGTTCTTTGTTAAAGTAACCTTCATGGTTGCATCCATTGAAAAGCAGTTGCTTTTCTACCTTCTTGATCGTTTTGTAATTTTCCATCCCATGACTGGTTATTAAAGAGAAAAGCCACCATGTAATTTGACATAGTGCCTGACCCTTCCAGATAATCCTAGATTGTAGAAATTGACCAGGTTTGCAGACTCATTATAAATGTTAAAAAAACTTGATGAGGTGGAACAAAgtactttattatcaaagaaaaaaagtacagtacTGTTCCTGCAACATACCTAAATGAGAAATAAAAGGAACGTCAAACTCAGTAAACCATATCATGCAATTGTTAAGTGGGCCACATATAATCACTCTAAGTTCAAAGATCACATCTGTGGTGACCAGTTTAAAAAATGCAATGTTTTAAGCATCAATTCAAAGACAGTGCAGATATTTTATCAAAGCCGTTCAAAGTCATTAAAAGACATCCTAAACGCATCATATGGGTTCATTTTGATGTTTTATTACAAACAGCCATGgcttattttaaaatataaatttgtAAAACACAATTACCCATTGACTGTACATGTTTTTACAATATACAATCCAGGAATTTAATGTGGTGCAGAAACAGTTTTTGCATATAGCCACTGGCCACATCAAACAAAGGTTTTGGCAGTCGCACTAAAAGTTAACTCGGGAATGAACATTTCACTACATTATCAAAAAGAGCCTGCATACTGTACAATAACAGTTGTAAGTGTAAATTAATTATTAACTTGAGACAGTCATCATGTAACTCTTAGAGGGACTCGATCTGCCAATTCTAAATTCATCCTTGCAACTTATTATACTATCCAAGGGGGATATCGCGCTGCTAGGTACATTTTCATAAAGAACACAAATGGAGCCGTCTTCACCTATTCGGTAGGACACCTCAAACGGGTCGACCCACAGAGTCAATTCGCTTGGCAAAAGTTGAAAAAGTTGTTGACTGCTGAGCCCGATAATATTGGACGCCCTTGCTATCAGAGGATCCATTTTGTGATTGATCCTAATGCATCGATATCCCGATCCTCTACAGGGCATGTGGGGGAACCAATGGTGCCGGTAGTGTTCTGTCAAACAAAGACAAGAAACGTTATATTCAAATGACCCGCAAAATTCGTTCTGCTCCGCTTTCTTTGTGAATCCAACGGCTCTTTGTTTCTTTCTGTACAACAGGGGGACAGAGTGAGGGGAAGGATATGACACTTCTTCATGATTTGTATTACTCCATCGGCGAATTTCGGTTCCCTGTACTTTGTTGTACTTGACAATGGGTTCTTTAAGGGACTGATGTTatgggaataatacagaaataGTAACCGTCTTACCGCCACCTCCTGTGCGCGCCCTTTCTCCCTCACCTGCCAAAGATTTCTCCAAGGACTCGCTGAAATGTTGGAGCCGCTCGTCAGAAATGAGCCCTGTCGTCCTCAGCAGTCTGGTGATAAAGCCCACGGCAGTTGTGATTTCAGTTTTCATTTTGATCAAATCTTCCCCAGGACTCATCAGCCGTCTCAAACAGAAAGGTGAAAACGATCTTTGTTTTTCTTCAATccgacttttttttcccccaaaaaaaccaaaaaaaacgtCGAATCAAAGGAAACTAATCACTGTTTTGGACGAtttctttctgtttttactttggtTTTGTTCACTGGGCCTAGAAACAAAACCAGACGGActtttcttcttttccttttgtTCGGTTCAAGGCGACGATTCGACTTTTTTTCTTCTTGttctttgtttattttt
Proteins encoded:
- the si:dkey-42i9.4 gene encoding protein BTG1, with translation MSPGEDLIKMKTEITTAVGFITRLLRTTGLISDERLQHFSESLEKSLAEHYRHHWFPHMPCRGSGYRCIRINHKMDPLIARASNIIGLSSQQLFQLLPSELTLWVDPFEVSYRIGEDGSICVLYENVPSSAISPLDSIISCKDEFRIGRSSPSKSYMMTVSS